In a single window of the Nicotiana tomentosiformis chromosome 8, ASM39032v3, whole genome shotgun sequence genome:
- the LOC104104067 gene encoding probable WRKY transcription factor 40 isoform X1 produces MDTSSRDKSFAIDLNTNPSPQNVNSIPHEMLDEELIRMKEENKKLTTTLTTLCENYNYLQTHLIELLQKHNSEEQNSKLLSRKRKAEDDHCCENSEIISEEVSPKKPREIRNNVSTVCVKTTPSDQSAVVKDGYHWRKYGQKVTRDNPSPRAYYKCSFAPSCPVKKKVQRSVEDPSVLVATYEGEHNHPLPSQAQVTVPLINQNVTTNPSFLNKFMQDIDTTSLQQVLVAQMASSLTKNPSFTAAVAAAISGKFFEYD; encoded by the exons ATGGATACAAGTTCTCGGGACAAGTCTTTTGCTATTGACCTTAACACAAACCCTTCACCGCAAAACGTCAATAGTATTCCG CATGAGATGTTGGATGAAGAGTTGATCAGGATGAAAGAGGAGAATAAGAAGCTAACGACAACGTTAACAACTTTGTGTGAGAACTACAATTACTTGCAAACTCACCTAATTGAATTGCTGCAAAAACACAACTCTGAGGAGCAGAATTCCAAATTATTATCTAGAAAAAGAAAGGCTGAAGATGATCACTGTTGTGAAAATTCAGAAATCATAAGTGAAGAAGTATCACCTAAGAAGCCAAGGGAAATCAGAAACAATGTTTCAACTGTTTGTGTAAAAACTACTCCCTCCGATCAAAGCGCA GTGGTGAAAGATGGATATCACTGGAGAAAATATGGTCAAAAAGTCACAAGAGATAATCCTTCACCTAGAGCCTACTATAAGTGTTCTTTTGCACCATCATGCCCAGTCAAGAAGAAG GTGCAAAGAAGTGTTGAAGATCCATCAGTTTTAGTAGCTACATATGAGGGGGAGCACAACCATCCTCTCCCATCCCAAGCTCAAGTAACAGTCCCATTAATTAACCAAAATGTTACAACAAATCCTAGTTTTCTGAACAAATTCATGCAAGACATTGACACAACTTCGCTACAGCAAGTTTTAGTCGCACAAATGGCGTCTTCCTTGACCAAGAACCCTAGTTTCACAGCTGCAGTTGCTGCAGCCATCTCCGGAAAATTCTTTGAATATGATTAA
- the LOC104104067 gene encoding probable WRKY transcription factor 40 isoform X2, with protein sequence MQHEMLDEELIRMKEENKKLTTTLTTLCENYNYLQTHLIELLQKHNSEEQNSKLLSRKRKAEDDHCCENSEIISEEVSPKKPREIRNNVSTVCVKTTPSDQSAVVKDGYHWRKYGQKVTRDNPSPRAYYKCSFAPSCPVKKKVQRSVEDPSVLVATYEGEHNHPLPSQAQVTVPLINQNVTTNPSFLNKFMQDIDTTSLQQVLVAQMASSLTKNPSFTAAVAAAISGKFFEYD encoded by the exons ATGCAGCATGAGATGTTGGATGAAGAGTTGATCAGGATGAAAGAGGAGAATAAGAAGCTAACGACAACGTTAACAACTTTGTGTGAGAACTACAATTACTTGCAAACTCACCTAATTGAATTGCTGCAAAAACACAACTCTGAGGAGCAGAATTCCAAATTATTATCTAGAAAAAGAAAGGCTGAAGATGATCACTGTTGTGAAAATTCAGAAATCATAAGTGAAGAAGTATCACCTAAGAAGCCAAGGGAAATCAGAAACAATGTTTCAACTGTTTGTGTAAAAACTACTCCCTCCGATCAAAGCGCA GTGGTGAAAGATGGATATCACTGGAGAAAATATGGTCAAAAAGTCACAAGAGATAATCCTTCACCTAGAGCCTACTATAAGTGTTCTTTTGCACCATCATGCCCAGTCAAGAAGAAG GTGCAAAGAAGTGTTGAAGATCCATCAGTTTTAGTAGCTACATATGAGGGGGAGCACAACCATCCTCTCCCATCCCAAGCTCAAGTAACAGTCCCATTAATTAACCAAAATGTTACAACAAATCCTAGTTTTCTGAACAAATTCATGCAAGACATTGACACAACTTCGCTACAGCAAGTTTTAGTCGCACAAATGGCGTCTTCCTTGACCAAGAACCCTAGTTTCACAGCTGCAGTTGCTGCAGCCATCTCCGGAAAATTCTTTGAATATGATTAA